One genomic region from Populus nigra chromosome 8, ddPopNigr1.1, whole genome shotgun sequence encodes:
- the LOC133702071 gene encoding protein ENHANCED DISEASE RESISTANCE 2-like isoform X2, whose protein sequence is MSKVIYEGWMVRYGRRKIGRSFIHRRYFVLEPRLLAYYKKKPQDNRVPIKTLLIDGNCRVEDRGLKVHHGHTLYVLSVYNKKDKYNRITMAAFNIQEVFIWKEKIEFVIDQHQESQVPNGNKYVSFEYKSGMENGRTASSSDCESQLSAQEDEDENENHPNLLRRTTMGNGPPASVFDWTQEFDSELTNQNPNNQVFSRKHWRLLQCQNGLRIFEELVEVDYLPRSCSRAMKAVGVVEASCEEIFELIMSMDATRFEWDCSFQYGSVVEEVDGHTAILHHILQLDWFPTFVWPRDLCYVRYWRRNDDGSYVVLFRSREHENCGPRPGYVRAHIESGGFNISPLKPRNGKLRTQVQHLMQIDLKGWGVGYVSSFQQHCLLQMLNSVAGLREWFSQTDERGAPPRIPAMANMASAPALSKKNVMLQESSVHPTPPSFNLINAAGQNSVRRDGYPDQIAEEEQEACQTKHENDAKRTEEEPVDQIDLSCFSGNLRRDDRDNTRDCWRISDGNNFRVRSKHFCFDKSKVPAGKHLLDLVAVDWFKDTKRMDHVARRQGCAAQVASEKGLFSVVFNLQVPGSTHYSMVFYFVTKELVPGSLLQRFVDGDDEFRNSRLKLIPSVPKGSWIVRQSVGSTPCLLGKAVDCNYIRGPKYLEVDVDIGSSTVANGVLGLVIGVITTLVVDMAFLVQANTTEELPERLIGAVRVSHIELSSAIVPKLDPDTS, encoded by the exons ATGTCGAAAGTGATATACGAAGGGTGGATGGTGAGGTATGGAAGGAGGAAGATCGGGAGATCGTTTATTCATAGGAGGTATTTCGTTTTGGAGCCCAGGCTTCTTGCTTattacaagaaaaaaccacAGGATAATCGG gtgCCAATCAAAACCTTGTTGATTGATGGGAATTGTCGGGTAGAAGATCGAGGCCTGAAGGTTCACCATGGACAT ACTCTTTATGTTTTATCTGTATATAACAAGAAAGACAAGTATAATCGGATCACA ATGGCAGCATTTAACATCCAAGAAGTATTTATCTGgaaggaaaaaattgaatttgtaatCGATCAG CATCAGGAGTCCCAAGTTCCCAATGGTAACAAATATGTCTCATTCGAATACAAATCTGGAATGGAAAATGGGAGGACTGCTTCTTCATCGGATTGTGAAAGTCA GCTCAGTGCAcaggaagatgaagatgaaaatgaaaatcatccaaatttgttGCGGAGAACAACCATGGGAAACG GTCCTCCTGCTTCAGTATTTGACTGGACCCAGGAATTCGACTCGGAATTGACAAACCAGAATCCCAACAACCAAGTATTCTCAAGAAAGCATTGGCGCCTTTTACAGTGCCAAAAtg GACTCCGCATTTTTGAAGAGCTGGTTGAAGTTGACTACCTT CCAAGGAGCTGCAGTCGAGCGATGAAGGCTGTAGGTGTTGTTGAGGCTAGCTGCGAAGAAATATTTGAACTTATAATGAGCATGGATGCTACACGTTTTGA GTGGGATTGCAGTTTCCAGTATGGTAGCGTAGTTGAAGAGGTAGATGGACATACAGCAATACTCCATCATATACTTCAGCTGGACTGGTTTCCAAC ATTTGTGTGGCCGCGTGACCTTTGCTATGTGCGATATTGGCGGCGAAATGATGATGGCAGCTATG TTGTGCTATTTCGTTCCAGAGAGCACGAGAACTGTGGTCCACGACCAGGCTATGTGCGGGCCCATATCGAGA GTGGAGGTTTCAATATTTCTCCTTTAAAACCTCGTAATGGGAAACTCAGAACGCAGGTGCAGCATCTTATGCAGATTGATCTGAAAGGATGGGGTGTGGGTTATGTTTCATCATTTCAGCAACATTGTCTTCTTCAGATGTTAAATAGTGTTGCTG GACTGCGTGAATGGTTTTCCCAGACAGATGAGAGAGGTGCCCCTCCAAGAATCCCAGCGATGGCCAATATGGCTTCAGCCCCTGCTTTGTCAAAGAAAAATGTAATGCTGCAAGAATCTTCTGTTCATCCGACTCCACCTTCTTTCAATCTGATAAATGCTGCTGGCCAAAACTCTGTAAGGAGGGATGGATACCCCGATCAAATAGCTGAAGAAGAACAAGAG GCTTGCCAAACCAAGCATGAGAATGATGCGAAGAGAACAG AAGAAGAACCAGTTGATCAAATCGATTTATCCTGTTTTTCGGGTAATCTACGTCGTGATGACCGTGATAATACCCGTGACTGCTGGCGAATATCTGATGGAAACAACTTCAGAGTCCGTAGCAAGCATTTTTGTTTTGACAAATCAAAG GTTCCTGCAGGAAAACATTTGTTGGATCTTGTTGCTGTTGATTGGTTCAAAGATACAAAAAGAATGGACCACGTTGCTAGGCGTCAAGGATGTGCGGCACAA GTTGCTTCAGAGAAAGGGCTTTTCTCTGTGGTTTTTAATCTGCAA GTACCCGGCTCAACGCACTACAGtatggtattttattttgtgacaAAGGAATTAGTACCTGGATCTCTCTTGCAACGATTtgttgatggtgatgatgaattCCGCAACAGTAGGCTTAAGCTTATTCCATCAGTTCCCAAG GGCTCATGGATTGTCCGGCAGAGTGTTGGAAGCACCCCGTGCTTATTGGGAAAAGCAGTTGATTGCAACTATATCCGTGGTCCCAAGTACCTAGAA GTTGATGTTGATATCGGCTCTTCTACTGTTGCTAATGGAGTTTTGGGGCTTGTAATTGGTGTAATTACAACATTGGTGGTTGACATGGCTTTCCTTGTACAG GCTAATACTACTGAAGAATTGCCGGAGAGGCTGATAGGTGCTGTTCGTGTTTCTCATATAGAGCTCTCATCTGCTATTGTTCCCAAACTGGATCCAGATACGTCATGA
- the LOC133702071 gene encoding protein ENHANCED DISEASE RESISTANCE 2-like isoform X1 → MSKVIYEGWMVRYGRRKIGRSFIHRRYFVLEPRLLAYYKKKPQDNRVPIKTLLIDGNCRVEDRGLKVHHGHTLYVLSVYNKKDKYNRITMAAFNIQEVFIWKEKIEFVIDQHQESQVPNGNKYVSFEYKSGMENGRTASSSDCESQLSAQEDEDENENHPNLLRRTTMGNGPPASVFDWTQEFDSELTNQNPNNQVFSRKHWRLLQCQNGLRIFEELVEVDYLPRSCSRAMKAVGVVEASCEEIFELIMSMDATRFEWDCSFQYGSVVEEVDGHTAILHHILQLDWFPTFVWPRDLCYVRYWRRNDDGSYVVLFRSREHENCGPRPGYVRAHIESGGFNISPLKPRNGKLRTQVQHLMQIDLKGWGVGYVSSFQQHCLLQMLNSVAGLREWFSQTDERGAPPRIPAMANMASAPALSKKNVMLQESSVHPTPPSFNLINAAGQNSVRRDGYPDQIAEEEQEACQTKHENDAKRTASEEEPVDQIDLSCFSGNLRRDDRDNTRDCWRISDGNNFRVRSKHFCFDKSKVPAGKHLLDLVAVDWFKDTKRMDHVARRQGCAAQVASEKGLFSVVFNLQVPGSTHYSMVFYFVTKELVPGSLLQRFVDGDDEFRNSRLKLIPSVPKGSWIVRQSVGSTPCLLGKAVDCNYIRGPKYLEVDVDIGSSTVANGVLGLVIGVITTLVVDMAFLVQANTTEELPERLIGAVRVSHIELSSAIVPKLDPDTS, encoded by the exons ATGTCGAAAGTGATATACGAAGGGTGGATGGTGAGGTATGGAAGGAGGAAGATCGGGAGATCGTTTATTCATAGGAGGTATTTCGTTTTGGAGCCCAGGCTTCTTGCTTattacaagaaaaaaccacAGGATAATCGG gtgCCAATCAAAACCTTGTTGATTGATGGGAATTGTCGGGTAGAAGATCGAGGCCTGAAGGTTCACCATGGACAT ACTCTTTATGTTTTATCTGTATATAACAAGAAAGACAAGTATAATCGGATCACA ATGGCAGCATTTAACATCCAAGAAGTATTTATCTGgaaggaaaaaattgaatttgtaatCGATCAG CATCAGGAGTCCCAAGTTCCCAATGGTAACAAATATGTCTCATTCGAATACAAATCTGGAATGGAAAATGGGAGGACTGCTTCTTCATCGGATTGTGAAAGTCA GCTCAGTGCAcaggaagatgaagatgaaaatgaaaatcatccaaatttgttGCGGAGAACAACCATGGGAAACG GTCCTCCTGCTTCAGTATTTGACTGGACCCAGGAATTCGACTCGGAATTGACAAACCAGAATCCCAACAACCAAGTATTCTCAAGAAAGCATTGGCGCCTTTTACAGTGCCAAAAtg GACTCCGCATTTTTGAAGAGCTGGTTGAAGTTGACTACCTT CCAAGGAGCTGCAGTCGAGCGATGAAGGCTGTAGGTGTTGTTGAGGCTAGCTGCGAAGAAATATTTGAACTTATAATGAGCATGGATGCTACACGTTTTGA GTGGGATTGCAGTTTCCAGTATGGTAGCGTAGTTGAAGAGGTAGATGGACATACAGCAATACTCCATCATATACTTCAGCTGGACTGGTTTCCAAC ATTTGTGTGGCCGCGTGACCTTTGCTATGTGCGATATTGGCGGCGAAATGATGATGGCAGCTATG TTGTGCTATTTCGTTCCAGAGAGCACGAGAACTGTGGTCCACGACCAGGCTATGTGCGGGCCCATATCGAGA GTGGAGGTTTCAATATTTCTCCTTTAAAACCTCGTAATGGGAAACTCAGAACGCAGGTGCAGCATCTTATGCAGATTGATCTGAAAGGATGGGGTGTGGGTTATGTTTCATCATTTCAGCAACATTGTCTTCTTCAGATGTTAAATAGTGTTGCTG GACTGCGTGAATGGTTTTCCCAGACAGATGAGAGAGGTGCCCCTCCAAGAATCCCAGCGATGGCCAATATGGCTTCAGCCCCTGCTTTGTCAAAGAAAAATGTAATGCTGCAAGAATCTTCTGTTCATCCGACTCCACCTTCTTTCAATCTGATAAATGCTGCTGGCCAAAACTCTGTAAGGAGGGATGGATACCCCGATCAAATAGCTGAAGAAGAACAAGAG GCTTGCCAAACCAAGCATGAGAATGATGCGAAGAGAACAG CTTCAGAAGAAGAACCAGTTGATCAAATCGATTTATCCTGTTTTTCGGGTAATCTACGTCGTGATGACCGTGATAATACCCGTGACTGCTGGCGAATATCTGATGGAAACAACTTCAGAGTCCGTAGCAAGCATTTTTGTTTTGACAAATCAAAG GTTCCTGCAGGAAAACATTTGTTGGATCTTGTTGCTGTTGATTGGTTCAAAGATACAAAAAGAATGGACCACGTTGCTAGGCGTCAAGGATGTGCGGCACAA GTTGCTTCAGAGAAAGGGCTTTTCTCTGTGGTTTTTAATCTGCAA GTACCCGGCTCAACGCACTACAGtatggtattttattttgtgacaAAGGAATTAGTACCTGGATCTCTCTTGCAACGATTtgttgatggtgatgatgaattCCGCAACAGTAGGCTTAAGCTTATTCCATCAGTTCCCAAG GGCTCATGGATTGTCCGGCAGAGTGTTGGAAGCACCCCGTGCTTATTGGGAAAAGCAGTTGATTGCAACTATATCCGTGGTCCCAAGTACCTAGAA GTTGATGTTGATATCGGCTCTTCTACTGTTGCTAATGGAGTTTTGGGGCTTGTAATTGGTGTAATTACAACATTGGTGGTTGACATGGCTTTCCTTGTACAG GCTAATACTACTGAAGAATTGCCGGAGAGGCTGATAGGTGCTGTTCGTGTTTCTCATATAGAGCTCTCATCTGCTATTGTTCCCAAACTGGATCCAGATACGTCATGA
- the LOC133700572 gene encoding uncharacterized protein LOC133700572 gives MGSFIGHALPGTLFLLVGVWHIWSSLVRYVSNPKSFRVRVWNPVPGFDGKLEYLELYLVAGGALIDMCIEVLYSTHLKFFINGVLNPHHMNDFEHGGMLLMFFIFGVVSLLSEKTRFLPLPEGALCLVAAAAFSAEYLLFYFHSTTHKGLEGHYHLLLVLLIGLCVLSVVAGALLRTSFPVDLSSGIAITLQGLWFYQTAFTLYGPMMPNGCQLKGDQIVCRSSDSLVRGELLADFQLFSLVFGVLVTVAASYGFAASRYGHSDLNSLHVLPDELE, from the exons ATGGGTTCTTTCATCGGGCATGCTTTACCAGGAACATTGTTTCTATTGGTTGGTGTATGGCATATATGGAGCTCTTTGGTTAGATATGTATCGAATCCAAAGTCATTTCGCGTTCGGGTTTGGAACCCTGTGCCTGGTTTTGATGGGAAGCTTGAGTACTTGGAGCTTTATCTTGTAGCGGGTGGTGCCCTTATTGATATGTGTATTGAGGTTTTGTACTCTACGCACCTAAAATTCTTTATCAACGGAGTCTTGAATCCTCATCATATGAATGATTTTGAGCACGGTGGAATGCTTCTCATGTTCTTTATCTTCGGGGTTGTCAGTTTGCTATCAGAGAAAACAAG ATTTCTACCCTTGCCAGAAGGAGCCCTCTGCTTGGTTGCTGCAGCGGCATTTTCTGCAGAGTATCTCCTGTTTTACTTTCACTCAACAACCCATAAAGGGCTTGAAGGGCACTACCATCTCCTCCTTGTCCTTCTGATAGGCCTCTGTGTTTTATCCGTTGTGGCGGGGGCACTTCTCCGAACCAGCTTTCCTGTTGATTTATCCAGTGGCATTGCTATAACTCTCCAAGGCCTCTGGTTTTATCAGACTGCCTTCACTCTCTACGGTCCCATGATGCCCAACGGATGTCAGCTTAAGGGCGATCAGATTGTGTGTCGATCATCGGACAGTCTGGTTCGAGGCGAGCTGCTTGCAGACTTTCAGCTCTTCTCCTTGGTCTTTGGTGTCCTAGTCACAGTTGCGGCCTCATATGGTTTTGCAGCTTCAAGATATGGGCATTCTGATCTTAATAGCTTGCATGTTCTTCCCGATGAATTAGAATGA